GGCAGCCGGGTCCACGGCGTCGAGAAGACCGCGCCCATCCCGACCTTGACCGAACGTCGGTAGAGCGGGTCGGCGCAGCGCGGCGCCAGCAGCACGGCGTCGAACCCGAGGGCCGCCCCCGAGCGGAAGACCGCCCCGACGTTGGTGTGGTCCACGAGGTCCTCGAGCACCAGGACGGACCGCGTCCCGTCGAGAACCTCGTCGACCGACGGCAACGGCTTGCGCGCGAACGACGCCAACGCGCCGCGGTGCACGTGGAAGCCGACGACCTGCTCGACGAGCTCCTCGGCGAGCACGTACACGGGGGCGTTCGACGCGCTCGTGACGTCGGCCAGCGTGTCCACCCAGCGCGGAGCCATCAGGTAGGACCGCGCGGCGAACCCGGCCGCGGCAGCGCGGCGTACGACCTTCTCGCCCTCGGCGAGGAACAGGCCGTGCTCGACCTCGAGGCTGGCCCGGAGCTGGACGTCGCGCAGGTCGCGGTAGTCGGCCAGCCGGGGATCGGCCCGGTCGGTGATCTCGATCAGGTCAGGCATCGGGGTGGGCGACGCGGACCACGTCGCCGATCACGATGATCGCGGGCGCCTTCACGTCGTGGGTGACCAGGTCGTCGGCGAGCGTGCGCAGCCGGGAGACGACCGTGCGCTCGGTGGGCATGGTGCCGTCGCAGACCACGGCGACCGGGGTCTCGGGGTCGCGACCCAGCTCGATCAGCGTCGCGGCGATCGCCGGGGCGTTCTGCACGCCCATCATCACCACCACGGTGCCGGTCATCCGGGCCACACCGTCCCAGGCGACCAGCGACTCGGGGTGGCCCGGTGGCAGGTGACCGGAGATCACGGTGAACTCGTGGGTGACCCCGCGGTGGGTGACCGGGATGCCGGCGATTCCCGGCACGGCGATCGGACTGCTGATGCCGGGGATGACGGTGACCGGGACGCCGGCGTCGCGGCACGCGAGGATCTCCTCGTAGCCGCGTCCGAACACGAAGTTGTCGCCGCCCTTGAACCGGGCCACCCGTTTCCCGGCCAGGGCGGCCTCGACGATGATCCGGTTGATCTCCTCCTGCTGGGCCGAGCGTCCTCGCGGAAGCTTGGCGACGTCGACCAGCTCGACGTCCGGGCTGAGGTCACCGAGGAGCTCGCGCGGGGCCAGACGGTCGGCGACGACGACGTCGGCCTCCATCAGCGCCTTCCGACCGGCCAGCGTCATCAGGCCGGGATCCCCCGGGCCACCGCCGATCAGCACGACGCCGGGCTCCCGCGGGACGTCGACGCCGTCCAGCGTCCCGTCCTGGAGGCCCTCCATGATCCGGTCGCGCAGCGCTGCCGTCTGCCGGGAGTCGCGGTACTCGCGGCGATCACCGAGGACGGCGACGGTCACCTCGCCGTGCCGCCCGACGGCCGGCGTCCAGGCACTTCCCGCGAGGGCCTCGTCGGAGCGGACGCAGAAGGTGTGCAGGCTCTCGGCGACCTCGACCACCCGCTGGTTGGTGCCCGGGTCGTCGGTGGCCGCGATGACGTACCACGCGCCGTGGAGGTCGCCGTCCTCGAAGGGACGCTGCAGCAGCGTGATCTCACCACCCCCGTGCAGACCCTCGATGGCGGGCGTGACCTCGGGGGCGACGACGTGGACGTCCGCACCCGCGGCGATCAGACCGGGGACGCGACGCTGGGCGACGTGTCCCCCACCGACGACGACGACCTTGCGGCCCGCGAGCCTGAGTCCGGAGGGGTACGTCGGGTAGTCGCTCACCGGGCCATTCTCCCGATCCGCCGCACGAGGTGCTGACGCGGGTTCACCCTGCGGACTAGTGTCGTGCCATGAGCATCGAACGCCCGGTATCCCCCGATCCGTACCCCCTGCTCCCGGCCGTCGCCTCCTTCACCGTCACCAGCGACGACGTCACCGACGGCCAGCCGCTCAAGGACGACCAGGTGGCCGCTGCCGGCAACACCTCTCCCCAGCTGTCGTGGAGCGGCGCCCCGGAAGGGACGCAGAGCTACACGATCACCTGCTTCGACCCGGACGCGCCGACTCCGTCGGGGTTCTGGCACTGGGTCCTCGTCGACGTTCCCGCGGACGTCACCAGCCTGGACGTCGGGGCCGGAGCCGAGGGTGCCGACCTGCCCGGCAACGCGTTCATGTGCCGCAACGACGGCGGACCCAAGGCGTTCATGGGCGCTGCTCCGCCCGAGGGTGACCAGGTCCACCGCTACTACTTCGTCGTGCACGCCGTGAAGACCCCGGAGCTCGGGGTGGACTCGGACGCGTCAGCGGCCGTGGTCTCGTTCAACCTGGCGTTCAAGACCCTCGGCCGAGCGATCCTCCATGGCACCTACCAGCACTGACATCCTCGGGGCGCCGTACCTCGCCCGAACCCTCGCGCTGCGGCCGGACGCCGAGGGCGAGGTCACCGCGACCCTGGTGCACCGTCCCGCCGACGGGCCGCCCACCGGTAAGGCCGTCCTGCACGTCCACGGGTTCGCCGACTACTTCTTCCAGACCCCGGCTGCGGACTTCTGGTGCAACCGGGGGTACGACTTCTACGCCCTCGACCTGCGCAAGTACGGGCGGTCGCTGCTGCCCCACCAGACGCCGAACTACGTCGACGACCTGAGCACGTACCACGAGGAGCTCGACCAGGCGTACGAGGCCATCAGCGCCAACTACCAGCACATCGTCCTCTCGGCGCACTCCACCGGCGGACTGACCGTGCCGCTGTGGGCGGCAGCGCGGAGGCTCGACATCGCCGGGATGGTGCTCAACGCACCTTGGCTCGACATGCAGGGCGACGCGGTCACCCGCAACGTCGCGATGCCGGTCATCAGACGGCTCGGGTCCCGCAGGCCGCAGTTGGAGATCCCGCGCAAGGTCAGCGGCTTCTACGCTCGGAGCATCCACGCGGCCCACGAGGGCGACTGGGACTTCAACCTGGAGTGGAAGCCGCTGCAGTCCTGGCCCGTGTACGCCGGCTGGATCCGGGCGATCCGTGAGGGGCAGATCGCGATCTCTCGCGGGATCGAGGTGCCGGCGCCGGTCCTGGTGCTGTCCTCGAGCCGCTCGGGTCACCCGAGCTCGATCCACCACCCCGACGTGCACAGCACCGACATCGTCCTGGACGTCGAGCAGATCCGGCGGCGGGCGCCTCTCCTGGGCCGGCACGTGACGCTGGCGCAGATCGACGGTGCCGTCCACGACGTCACCCTGTCGCGCCCGGAGGTTCGGAAAGTCGTGTTCGACGAGGTGGCGGTGTTTCTCTCCGCGTACGTCGATGGCTAGGTTCAAGGTATGAACCCCGTCACTGGACTCTCCCTCGGCCGCATCGCCATCGGCGCCGGCGCCCTCGCCGCCCCCGAGCTCGCCAGCAAGCTGTTCAAGCTCGACACCGCGAACAACCCGCAGCTGCCGTACATGCTGCGGATGTTCGGCTCCCGCGAGATCGCCCTCGGCGCCGTCACGCTGGTGTCCAAGGGCGCTGCGCGGCGTCAGCTGGTGGCGCTCGGCATCGCCGTCGACGGCGCCGACGCGTACGCCGGGTACGACGCGATGCAGACCGGAGCGGTCGACCAGAAGGTCGGTATCGGCCTGGTCGCGCCGGCCGTGTTCGCCGTCGGAGCCGGCTTCGTCGGACTCTTCGCGCGGACGCGGGCGGGCAAGACGGTCGTCGCCGTACAGCCCGCTCTCTCCAAGCGCCAGGCCCGGAAGGCCCTGAAGAAGGCCGCGAAGGCGCAGCGCTCGGACTAGAGCAGGAACGAGACCAGCGCGACCAGGCCGACGACCACGATCACTGCCCGGAGCACGTTCGGCGGCAGCTTCTGCCCGACCCGCGCACCGATCTGACCGCCGGTGGCCGCGCCGACGGCCAGCAGGGCGACGATCAACCAGTCCATGTGGCCGGAGAAGGTGAAGATCA
The DNA window shown above is from Marmoricola sp. OAE513 and carries:
- a CDS encoding RNA methyltransferase, producing the protein MPDLIEITDRADPRLADYRDLRDVQLRASLEVEHGLFLAEGEKVVRRAAAAGFAARSYLMAPRWVDTLADVTSASNAPVYVLAEELVEQVVGFHVHRGALASFARKPLPSVDEVLDGTRSVLVLEDLVDHTNVGAVFRSGAALGFDAVLLAPRCADPLYRRSVKVGMGAVFSTPWTRLPDWHSGLVDLSTRGFTTVALTLAPDAVPIEQAVAGVGRLALVLGSEGHGLSQRWESSADRRAVIPMAAGIDSLNVAAASAVACYVAARR
- the cobA gene encoding uroporphyrinogen-III C-methyltransferase → MSDYPTYPSGLRLAGRKVVVVGGGHVAQRRVPGLIAAGADVHVVAPEVTPAIEGLHGGGEITLLQRPFEDGDLHGAWYVIAATDDPGTNQRVVEVAESLHTFCVRSDEALAGSAWTPAVGRHGEVTVAVLGDRREYRDSRQTAALRDRIMEGLQDGTLDGVDVPREPGVVLIGGGPGDPGLMTLAGRKALMEADVVVADRLAPRELLGDLSPDVELVDVAKLPRGRSAQQEEINRIIVEAALAGKRVARFKGGDNFVFGRGYEEILACRDAGVPVTVIPGISSPIAVPGIAGIPVTHRGVTHEFTVISGHLPPGHPESLVAWDGVARMTGTVVVMMGVQNAPAIAATLIELGRDPETPVAVVCDGTMPTERTVVSRLRTLADDLVTHDVKAPAIIVIGDVVRVAHPDA
- a CDS encoding YbhB/YbcL family Raf kinase inhibitor-like protein, which translates into the protein MSIERPVSPDPYPLLPAVASFTVTSDDVTDGQPLKDDQVAAAGNTSPQLSWSGAPEGTQSYTITCFDPDAPTPSGFWHWVLVDVPADVTSLDVGAGAEGADLPGNAFMCRNDGGPKAFMGAAPPEGDQVHRYYFVVHAVKTPELGVDSDASAAVVSFNLAFKTLGRAILHGTYQH
- a CDS encoding alpha/beta hydrolase → MAPTSTDILGAPYLARTLALRPDAEGEVTATLVHRPADGPPTGKAVLHVHGFADYFFQTPAADFWCNRGYDFYALDLRKYGRSLLPHQTPNYVDDLSTYHEELDQAYEAISANYQHIVLSAHSTGGLTVPLWAAARRLDIAGMVLNAPWLDMQGDAVTRNVAMPVIRRLGSRRPQLEIPRKVSGFYARSIHAAHEGDWDFNLEWKPLQSWPVYAGWIRAIREGQIAISRGIEVPAPVLVLSSSRSGHPSSIHHPDVHSTDIVLDVEQIRRRAPLLGRHVTLAQIDGAVHDVTLSRPEVRKVVFDEVAVFLSAYVDG